The sequence ACTAAGGGGGTAACaattcatatttaattattataagtttCCTAATCTTTTATATTGAACTTCTCTTCAATCAAATTATCTAAATAAACATTATATATATCCAAAATTGGTCAATTATTACACTTAATTCAACCATTATCCAAAGAGTCTATAACTAAGAgaaaaaaatggctaaattaAACCATTCATATTTCTCTACTTTTGCGTGTAAGTTAACGATGGAAGAGACCTCTAGATTTCTCTCCCACCCATTTCAAAGTTTGTTCAACAATAAACTCCCATTTCCTTCCATCCCCTCTATTTCTTTATAAAcatttactttattaattaacccATTTTCCCAATTTCCATCCTCTTTCTTCTACCTTCTTcctttcaaaattaattaaaatcttTTGGTTGCACCTACTAGGGTTAATACTTTTATTTCCCATTATTTCTTCTCTTAGCCAACCATGACCTAGCTAGAATTAATTCATTGTTATTCCCTTTTCTTAATATTCTCCACATATATTCATTTTACTTTCTTTCCCtcttttcaatttaaaaaacaacATACTCCATCCATTTACCACTCTTCGATGGCCTCCATTGCACCATTATCGCTCAATCCAACATCCTTAACTACCCATTACTCCAAACTACTCCAAAACAACAATTGTTATTCCTACGTGTCGTGTTACCCTCGTGGTTTAAACGACCGACGATGTAACTTCTGCATTGTGATGGTGAGGGGCCGACGGAGTAGTCCACGTAGGAGCGTGGACTTGGTAAATGGGAAGAAGGTAAATGGGGTTCATGTTGAGGCTCCGGTTTTCTCCGGCGAAAAGAGAGGGTCGTTGTTGGTGGAAGAAAACGGCGCCACTGAGGGAGAAAAGCCTCTCCATGATTGTCTTCTTGGGAGGTTTGTAGAAGATAGGTTTGTTTATGGACAAACCTTTATTATTAGGTCTTATGAAATTGGACCTGATAAAACTGCCACCATGGAAACTCTCATGAATCTTCTTCaggtttgtttgtttgtttaattTAAAGCAAGTACGGACATGGATAGTTTATTAActtgagttttcttttttaattgaGGTGATATGTCTGAAATTATGTAATGTAATTTATTCTTCTTATCACATTTGCTAttgttttcatatatatatatataactcatttaataaaacaaaacagGAAACGGCGCTGAATCATGTAACGTGCTCGGGTTTGGCCGGAAATGACTTTGGCGCCACCCGGGAGATGAGCCTCCGGAAACTCATCTGGGTTGTTACACGTGTTCATGTTCAAGTTCAGAGATATAGTTGCTGGTATTCTATTCTATTATATGTTGTGctacataaattaattaattaaaccctttcatttctatttttgtACTAATTAACTTCATCTTAATCTACTATATACTTTCTTTTCTCAtcaattaattcaattaaatagGGGAGATGTTGTCGAGATAGACACCTGGGTTAACGCAGCTGGCAAAAACGGGATGCGACGTGATTGGATTATAAGAGATTATCATACTCGAGAGGTTATTACTCGAGCTACTAGGTACATATAAGTCGTCCTTCAGTGCTTATtatattttttcctttaaatgattgttttcaaatataacaaataatattcatgtaataatttatattaatattttctctaacattattatttgttatgtacaaatttttttggatttcagtACATGGGTTATAATGAACAAAGAAACAAGAAGGTTATCGAAAATACCAGACCAAGTTAGAGAAGAGTTGACCCCATTTTACCTCAACAGAATCGCCATCCCCACTGATCAAAACGATGTTGAAAAGATCGACAAGCTCACCGATGAAACTGCTGAGAGAATCCGATCAGGCTTAGCAGTGAGTATCAAAACCCGATCACCATAGTAGATTTAAGATGATATTATTAAAGTAGACATACGTAAAAGATACCTCTCCTTCAAATTCCTTTTGTGTCATTTCTTCCCTACGTCACAATGGAAATATCAATTAACCACCTTCTTATGTAGATATCGAACCTTCAGTAACATTAAAAAAAAGGTCGATAAAACTTTAATGTTGTAGTTACTAACAGTGATATTTGTGGACATATGCAGCCTAGATGGAACGACATGGATGCCAACCAGCATGTCAACAATGTTAAATACATTGGGTGGATTTTGGAGgtacaaatttaaaagttaatTAAAATTACAATTTTTAGCATTTGTCTTCCAACTTTCCCAATCTTATAAGTGATAATTGAACTTTCATTCATAGTCAGTTTAatagaaagatagaaaaaagtCTTCGATGAATTCAAGattctttaaatttttaccCATTAGTTTAACTGAAAATTAGAGCTACCATGGAAAATGAGAATGAGAATGAACATAATATATTTTGCAGAGTGTACCAATAAGTGTGTTGGAAGATTTTGATCTAACGAGCATGACGCTGGAATATCGAAGAGAATGCCGGCAATCCAATCTGGTGGAGTCATTGACAACCACGACCACTGCCACAGCCACCGGAGACCGTTGCAAAAATCTCCATTACACCCACCTTCTTCGGATGCAAACCAATAAGGATGAGATTGTAAGAGCCAGAACTCAATGGAACTCCAAGCCCAAACAATATTTTACTCATTAATTCTCCACctaaaccaaaccaaaccaaaccactC comes from Cucumis melo cultivar AY chromosome 12, USDA_Cmelo_AY_1.0, whole genome shotgun sequence and encodes:
- the LOC103484573 gene encoding palmitoyl-acyl carrier protein thioesterase, chloroplastic-like translates to MASIAPLSLNPTSLTTHYSKLLQNNNCYSYVSCYPRGLNDRRCNFCIVMVRGRRSSPRRSVDLVNGKKVNGVHVEAPVFSGEKRGSLLVEENGATEGEKPLHDCLLGRFVEDRFVYGQTFIIRSYEIGPDKTATMETLMNLLQETALNHVTCSGLAGNDFGATREMSLRKLIWVVTRVHVQVQRYSCWGDVVEIDTWVNAAGKNGMRRDWIIRDYHTREVITRATSTWVIMNKETRRLSKIPDQVREELTPFYLNRIAIPTDQNDVEKIDKLTDETAERIRSGLAPRWNDMDANQHVNNVKYIGWILESVPISVLEDFDLTSMTLEYRRECRQSNLVESLTTTTTATATGDRCKNLHYTHLLRMQTNKDEIVRARTQWNSKPKQYFTH